A genomic window from Desulfurellaceae bacterium includes:
- a CDS encoding alpha/beta fold hydrolase, whose product MNWHSAPAYPDYVWQLSHLLPSPIYRAPPLSPGTGEPILLIPGFLAGDWTLRVMAGWLNRLGYQSYLSGIDWNVDCPNRTGELLGWRVDHILQETGQPLTVIGHSLGGMLARFLGATYPTKISSVIAIGSPLSPPVKVNPIVLVASHVLYPIRRVRGRVPAECGSLECSCQFQQTAFGPFPPRVGFASIFSKDDEIVAWHSSVDPEGQNLEVPGRHLGLIVNRYVYQALLQVLSGEEDESVGTEASLGANGQAGEDDNAD is encoded by the coding sequence ATGAACTGGCACTCCGCTCCGGCCTATCCCGACTATGTGTGGCAGCTGTCTCACCTTCTGCCCTCCCCCATATACCGGGCTCCTCCCCTCTCCCCCGGCACGGGTGAACCTATCCTGTTGATTCCGGGTTTCCTGGCCGGCGACTGGACGCTGCGGGTGATGGCCGGCTGGCTGAACCGTCTCGGCTATCAGTCCTACCTGTCGGGCATTGACTGGAATGTTGACTGTCCGAACCGGACCGGTGAACTCCTGGGCTGGCGGGTTGACCACATTCTTCAGGAAACCGGTCAGCCGCTGACCGTCATCGGACACAGTCTGGGCGGCATGCTGGCCCGTTTTCTGGGCGCGACCTATCCGACAAAAATCAGCAGCGTCATTGCCATCGGCTCACCGCTCAGCCCGCCCGTCAAGGTCAACCCCATCGTCCTGGTTGCCTCGCACGTCTTATACCCGATCAGACGGGTGCGCGGCCGCGTTCCCGCCGAGTGCGGAAGCCTGGAGTGTAGCTGCCAGTTTCAACAGACCGCGTTCGGCCCCTTTCCCCCGCGCGTCGGCTTCGCCTCCATCTTCTCCAAAGACGACGAAATCGTCGCCTGGCACTCCAGCGTTGACCCCGAGGGCCAAAACCTCGAGGTGCCGGGCAGACACCTGGGACTGATTGTGAATCGCTATGTCTATCAGGCCCTGCTCCAGGTCCTGTCAGGGGAGGAAGACGAATCCGTTGGCACCGAGGCATCGCTTGGCGCCAACGGACAGGCGGGAGAAGACGACAACGCGGACTGA